A region from the Drosophila mauritiana strain mau12 chromosome 2L, ASM438214v1, whole genome shotgun sequence genome encodes:
- the LOC117137822 gene encoding sodium bicarbonate cotransporter 3 isoform X3 — translation MAEKNEYIELPWTMNSSSGDDEAPKDPRTGGEDFTQQFTENDFEGHRAHTVYVGVHVPGGRRHSQRRRKHHHSGPGGGGGGGGGGGSIGGSGSVGGGAGKDNVSEKQQEVERPVTPPAQRVQFILGEDVDDGTHVSHPLFSEMGMLVKEGDEIEWKETARWIKFEEDVEEGGNRWSKPHVATLSLHSLFELRRLLVNGSVMLDMEAQNLEVMADLVCDHMVSAGTLPPGVKDKVKDALLRRHRHQHEYAKKTRLPIIRSLADMRNHSSSKKKKSNSKHSRPAQNLPSITEDMVKSPSNQSMARPGSGTELSEQQHKGNTHFMRKIPPGAEASNILVGEVDFLERTLSCFIRLSQAVVLGDLTEVPVPTRFVFILLGPPGSQSNFHEIGRAMATLMSDEIFHEVAYRARKRDHLLSGVDEFLDAVTVLPPGEWDPTIRIEPPAAIPSQEIRKRPPELPKEEVDEEEEEARLREENGLSRTGRLFGGLINDIKRKAPWYISDYKDALSMQCVASWIFLYFACLSPIITFGGLLAEATGKHMAAMESLVSGFVCGMGYGFFSGQPLTILGSTGPVLVFESIIYEFCLKMGWEYMTFRFWIGMWVAGICIVLTAIDASALVCYITRFTEENFATLIAFIFIYKAIENVMVIGKNFPVNQGIYDCVCTPPIGSNASVIDYAKYNWDSCESYNGTLVGGDCGKPPTENVFLMSVVLCAGTFLISTVLKEFKNALFFPSIVRQYISDFSVLIAIFAMSFFDYSLGVPTQKLEVPNELKPTLSTRGWLIPPFAEKNPWWSAIIAVFPALLGTILIFMDQQITAVIVNRKENKLKKGCGYHLDLFILSILIAICSMMGLPWFVAATVLSINHVNSLKLESECSAPGEKPQFLGVREQRVTHILIFLTIGVSVLLTPLLGNIPMPVLFGVFLYMGVASLKGLQFFDRILIMFMPAKYQPDYMFLRQVPIKRVHLFTMIQLACLIILWLIKSFSQTSILFPLMLVVMIGIRKALDLVFTRRELKILDDIMPEMTKRAAADDLHKLDAEDNHHQHPPGSGAGANYNADKSGPTTIHIPLSGNKPGTNGPTVNIPQEAVNRTTVWQQINKDGNGISEQLIIPVTLKVRQINGNHAPSSATLSPRLSPMHEADEYSEAPTNSPAHPAANQQQQQQQINNCKEAAKLDGSCSNNSQIGPANITPV, via the exons ATGGCCGAAAAGAATGAGTACATAGAATT ACCTTGGACCATGAACTCCTCCAGCGGCGATGACGAGGCGCCGAAGGATCCGCGCACTGGCGGCGAGGATTTTACGCAACAATTTACAGAGAATGATTTCGAGG GACATCGGGCCCACACCGTTTATGTGGGCGTCCATGTGCCAGGAGGACGACGCCACTCGCAGCGCCGCCGCAAGCACCACCACAGTGGCCCCGGAGGGGGTGGCGGTGGCGGAGGTGGAGGCGGCTCCATCGGCGGATCCGGAAGTGTGGGCGGTGGTGCGGGCAAGGACAACGTCAGCGAGAAGCAACAGGAAGTGGAGCGACCAG TGACTCCGCCGGCACAGCGAGTTCAATTCATACTCGGCGAGGATGTGGACGATGGCACACATGTATCGCATCCCCTGTTTTCGGAAATGGGGATGCTGGTGAAGGAGGGCGACGAGATCGAGTGGAAGGAGACAGCGCGATGGATCAAATTCGAGGAGGATGTGGAGGAGGGTGGCAACCGATGGTCGAAGCCCCACGTGGCCACGCTCTCCCTGCACTCCCTGTTCGAGCTGCGTCGCCTGCTGGTCAATGGCAGCGTGATGCTGGACATGGAGGCCCAAAATCTGGAGGTGATGGCCGATCTGGTGTGCGATCACATGGTCAGTGCGGGAACGTTGCCGCCCGGTGTCAAGGATAAGGTCAAGGACGCGCTCCTGCGACGCCATCGGCATCAGCACGAGTATGCCAAAAAGACGCGACTGCCAATCATTCGATCCCTGGCCGATATGCGCAATCACTCGTCATCAAAAA AGAAAAAATCTAATTCTAAACACTCGCGACCCGCACAAAACCTGCCATCGATCACAGAGGACATGGTCAAGAGTCCCAGTAACCAGTCGATGGCCAGGCCAGGAAGCGGAACGGAGCTCAGCGAGCAGCAGCACAAGGGCAACACCCACTTCATGAGGAAGATCCCGCCGGGCGCCGAGGCCAGCAACATTCTCGTGGGCGAGGTGGACTTCCTGGAGCGCACCCTGTCCTGCTTCATCCGCCTGAGCCAGGCGGTCGTCCTGGGCGATCTCACCGAGGTGCCAGTGCCAACAAG ATTCGTCTTCATCCTGCTTGGCCCGCCTGGCAGTCAGAGCAACTTCCACGAGATTGGCCGCGCAATGGCCACCCTGATGTCCGACGAGATCTTCCACGAGGTGGCGTACCGTGCCCGCAAGCGGGATCATCTGCTCTCCGGCGTGGATGAGTTCCTCGATGCGGTGACCGTACTGCCGCCAGGAGAATGGGATCCTACCATACGAATTGAGCCACCAGCGGCGATTCCCTCGCAGGAAATCAGGAAGCGTCCGCCAGAGTTGCCCAAGGAGGAGgtggacgaggaggaggaggaggcgcgTCTCCGCGAGGAGAACGGACTGTCCAGGACGGGAAGGCTTTTCGGAGGCCTCATCAACGACATCAAGAGGAAGGCGCCGTGGTACATAAGCGATTACAAGGACGCCCTATCCATGCAGTGTGTGGCATCGTGGATCTTTTTGTACTTCGCCTGCCTGTCGCCGATCATCACGTTCGGAGGACTCCTGGCGGAGGCCACTGGCAAGCACATGGCTGCGATGGAGTCCTTGGTCTCTGGGTTCGTTTGTGGCATGGGCTATGGCTTCTTTTCGGGTCAGCCGCTGACAATTCTCGGGTCCACCGGTCCAGTCCTGGTCTTTGAGTCAATTATCTACGAGTTCTGTCTGAAGATGGGCTGGGAATATATGACTTTCCGGTTCTGGATCGGCATGTGGGTCGCCGGCATTTGCATCGTCCTGACCGCGATTGATGCCAGTGCCCTCGTCTGCTACATCACCCGCTTCACCGAGGAGAACTTCGCCACCCTGATCGCTTTCATCTTCATCTACAAGGCCATTGAGAACGTGATGGTCATCGGAAAGAACTTCCCGGTCAATCAGGGCATATACGACTGCGTATGTACACCGCCAATTGGGAGCAATGCCAGTGTGATCGATTATGCCAAGTACAATTGGGATTCTTGTGAG TCCTACAATGGCACCTTGGTTGGTGGAGATTGCGGAAAACCGCCCACCGAAAACGTTTTCCTCATGTCTGTGGTCCTCTGCGCCGGCACCTTCCTCATCTCCACCGTGCTGAAGGAGTTCAAGAACGCCCTATTCTTCCCCTCGATTGTCCGCCAGTACATCAGCGATTTCTCCGTTCTCATCGCGATTTTCGCCATGAGTTTCTTCGACTATTCGCTGGGAGTTCCCACCCAGAAACTGGAGGTACCCAACGAGCTGAAACCCACGCTAAGCACCAGAGGCTGGCTCATCCCGCCGTTCGCCGAGAAGAATCCCTGGTGGTCGGCGATCATTGCCGTATTCCCTGCCCTCCTCGGTACCATCCTGATCTTCATGGACCAGCAGATCACGGCCGTTATCGTGAACCGCAAGGAGAACAAACTGAAGAAGGGCTGTGGCTACCATTTGGATCTGTTCATTCTCTCCATTCTGATTGCCATCTGCAGCATGATGGGTCTGCCTTG GTTCGTGGCCGCCACCGTGCTGAGCATCAACCACGTGAACTCGCTGAAATTGGAGTCGGAGTGCTCGGCCCCTGGTGAGAAGCCACAGTTCCTGGGAGTGCGCGAGCAGCGGGTGACCCACATCCTGATTTTCCTGACCATCGGTGTATCCGTGCTGTTGACCCCGCTGCTCGGTAACATTCCCATGCCGGTTCTTTTCGGTGTCTTTCTGTATATGGGCGTGGCCTCACTCAAGGGCTTACAGTTCTTCGATCGCATACTGATTATGTTCATGCCGGCGAAGTACCAGCCAGACTATATGTTCCTGCGCCAG GTTCCCATTAAACGTGTCCACCTGTTCACCATGATCCAACTGGCCTGCCTCATAATTCTCTGGCTGATCAAGTCCTTCTCGCAGACCTCCATTCTGTTCCCTCTGATGCTGGTGGTGATGATCGGCATCAGAAAGGCCCTGGATCTGGTGTTCACCCGGCGCGAGCTGAAGATCCTGGACGACATAATGCCGGAGATGACGAAGCGGGCGGCGGCGGATGATCTGCATAAACTGGACGCTGAG GACAATCACCATCAGCACCCCCCAGGATCTGGGGCGGGGGCCAACTACAATGCCGATAAGTCGGGTCCCACCACCATACACATTCCGCTCTCCGGCAACAAGCCCGGCACCAATGGACCCACAGTGAACATTCCCCAGGAGGCTGTCAATCGCACCACAGTCTGGCAGCAGATCAACAAGGATGGCAACGGCATCTCGGAGCAACTGATCATACCCGTCACCCTTAAAGTCCGCCAGATCAATGGCAACCA TGCCCCCTCGAGCGCCACCCTCTCGCCACGTCTTTCGCCCATGCACGAGGCGGATGAGTACAGTGAAGCTCCGACCAACAGTCCGGCACATCCGGCGGccaatcagcagcagcaacaacagcagatcAACAATTGCAAGGAGGCTGCCAAACTGGATGGATCCTGCTCAAACAACAGTCAGATCGGTCCGGCCAACATAACACCCGTCTAG
- the LOC117137822 gene encoding sodium bicarbonate cotransporter 3 isoform X6, with amino-acid sequence MAEKNEYIELPWTMNSSSGDDEAPKDPRTGGEDFTQQFTENDFEVTPPAQRVQFILGEDVDDGTHVSHPLFSEMGMLVKEGDEIEWKETARWIKFEEDVEEGGNRWSKPHVATLSLHSLFELRRLLVNGSVMLDMEAQNLEVMADLVCDHMVSAGTLPPGVKDKVKDALLRRHRHQHEYAKKTRLPIIRSLADMRNHSSSKIEEHSASILGATTPISLTASEPGPPGSNGNSSLSTAAGAMGRFLTVPSGKPSNRTLEDMVKSPSNQSMARPGSGTELSEQQHKGNTHFMRKIPPGAEASNILVGEVDFLERTLSCFIRLSQAVVLGDLTEVPVPTRFVFILLGPPGSQSNFHEIGRAMATLMSDEIFHEVAYRARKRDHLLSGVDEFLDAVTVLPPGEWDPTIRIEPPAAIPSQEIRKRPPELPKEEVDEEEEEARLREENGLSRTGRLFGGLINDIKRKAPWYISDYKDALSMQCVASWIFLYFACLSPIITFGGLLAEATGKHMAAMESLVSGFVCGMGYGFFSGQPLTILGSTGPVLVFESIIYEFCLKMGWEYMTFRFWIGMWVAGICIVLTAIDASALVCYITRFTEENFATLIAFIFIYKAIENVMVIGKNFPVNQGIYDCVCTPPIGSNASVIDYAKYNWDSCESYNGTLVGGDCGKPPTENVFLMSVVLCAGTFLISTVLKEFKNALFFPSIVRQYISDFSVLIAIFAMSFFDYSLGVPTQKLEVPNELKPTLSTRGWLIPPFAEKNPWWSAIIAVFPALLGTILIFMDQQITAVIVNRKENKLKKGCGYHLDLFILSILIAICSMMGLPWFVAATVLSINHVNSLKLESECSAPGEKPQFLGVREQRVTHILIFLTIGVSVLLTPLLGNIPMPVLFGVFLYMGVASLKGLQFFDRILIMFMPAKYQPDYMFLRQVPIKRVHLFTMIQLACLIILWLIKSFSQTSILFPLMLVVMIGIRKALDLVFTRRELKILDDIMPEMTKRAAADDLHKLDAEDNHHQHPPGSGAGANYNADKSGPTTIHIPLSGNKPGTNGPTVNIPQEAVNRTTVWQQINKDGNGISEQLIIPVTLKVRQINGNHAPSSATLSPRLSPMHEADEYSEAPTNSPAHPAANQQQQQQQINNCKEAAKLDGSCSNNSQIGPANITPV; translated from the exons ATGGCCGAAAAGAATGAGTACATAGAATT ACCTTGGACCATGAACTCCTCCAGCGGCGATGACGAGGCGCCGAAGGATCCGCGCACTGGCGGCGAGGATTTTACGCAACAATTTACAGAGAATGATTTCGAGG TGACTCCGCCGGCACAGCGAGTTCAATTCATACTCGGCGAGGATGTGGACGATGGCACACATGTATCGCATCCCCTGTTTTCGGAAATGGGGATGCTGGTGAAGGAGGGCGACGAGATCGAGTGGAAGGAGACAGCGCGATGGATCAAATTCGAGGAGGATGTGGAGGAGGGTGGCAACCGATGGTCGAAGCCCCACGTGGCCACGCTCTCCCTGCACTCCCTGTTCGAGCTGCGTCGCCTGCTGGTCAATGGCAGCGTGATGCTGGACATGGAGGCCCAAAATCTGGAGGTGATGGCCGATCTGGTGTGCGATCACATGGTCAGTGCGGGAACGTTGCCGCCCGGTGTCAAGGATAAGGTCAAGGACGCGCTCCTGCGACGCCATCGGCATCAGCACGAGTATGCCAAAAAGACGCGACTGCCAATCATTCGATCCCTGGCCGATATGCGCAATCACTCGTCATCAAAAA TTGAAGAGCACTCTGCCAGCATTTTGGGCGCCACAACGCCAATTTCCCTAACGGCCAGCGAACCGGGACCGCCCGGATCCAATGGAAATTCAAGCCTGAGCACCGCTGCCGGCGCCATGGGGCGTTTTCTAACGGTGCCCAGTGGAAAACCCAGCAACAGAACGCTCG AGGACATGGTCAAGAGTCCCAGTAACCAGTCGATGGCCAGGCCAGGAAGCGGAACGGAGCTCAGCGAGCAGCAGCACAAGGGCAACACCCACTTCATGAGGAAGATCCCGCCGGGCGCCGAGGCCAGCAACATTCTCGTGGGCGAGGTGGACTTCCTGGAGCGCACCCTGTCCTGCTTCATCCGCCTGAGCCAGGCGGTCGTCCTGGGCGATCTCACCGAGGTGCCAGTGCCAACAAG ATTCGTCTTCATCCTGCTTGGCCCGCCTGGCAGTCAGAGCAACTTCCACGAGATTGGCCGCGCAATGGCCACCCTGATGTCCGACGAGATCTTCCACGAGGTGGCGTACCGTGCCCGCAAGCGGGATCATCTGCTCTCCGGCGTGGATGAGTTCCTCGATGCGGTGACCGTACTGCCGCCAGGAGAATGGGATCCTACCATACGAATTGAGCCACCAGCGGCGATTCCCTCGCAGGAAATCAGGAAGCGTCCGCCAGAGTTGCCCAAGGAGGAGgtggacgaggaggaggaggaggcgcgTCTCCGCGAGGAGAACGGACTGTCCAGGACGGGAAGGCTTTTCGGAGGCCTCATCAACGACATCAAGAGGAAGGCGCCGTGGTACATAAGCGATTACAAGGACGCCCTATCCATGCAGTGTGTGGCATCGTGGATCTTTTTGTACTTCGCCTGCCTGTCGCCGATCATCACGTTCGGAGGACTCCTGGCGGAGGCCACTGGCAAGCACATGGCTGCGATGGAGTCCTTGGTCTCTGGGTTCGTTTGTGGCATGGGCTATGGCTTCTTTTCGGGTCAGCCGCTGACAATTCTCGGGTCCACCGGTCCAGTCCTGGTCTTTGAGTCAATTATCTACGAGTTCTGTCTGAAGATGGGCTGGGAATATATGACTTTCCGGTTCTGGATCGGCATGTGGGTCGCCGGCATTTGCATCGTCCTGACCGCGATTGATGCCAGTGCCCTCGTCTGCTACATCACCCGCTTCACCGAGGAGAACTTCGCCACCCTGATCGCTTTCATCTTCATCTACAAGGCCATTGAGAACGTGATGGTCATCGGAAAGAACTTCCCGGTCAATCAGGGCATATACGACTGCGTATGTACACCGCCAATTGGGAGCAATGCCAGTGTGATCGATTATGCCAAGTACAATTGGGATTCTTGTGAG TCCTACAATGGCACCTTGGTTGGTGGAGATTGCGGAAAACCGCCCACCGAAAACGTTTTCCTCATGTCTGTGGTCCTCTGCGCCGGCACCTTCCTCATCTCCACCGTGCTGAAGGAGTTCAAGAACGCCCTATTCTTCCCCTCGATTGTCCGCCAGTACATCAGCGATTTCTCCGTTCTCATCGCGATTTTCGCCATGAGTTTCTTCGACTATTCGCTGGGAGTTCCCACCCAGAAACTGGAGGTACCCAACGAGCTGAAACCCACGCTAAGCACCAGAGGCTGGCTCATCCCGCCGTTCGCCGAGAAGAATCCCTGGTGGTCGGCGATCATTGCCGTATTCCCTGCCCTCCTCGGTACCATCCTGATCTTCATGGACCAGCAGATCACGGCCGTTATCGTGAACCGCAAGGAGAACAAACTGAAGAAGGGCTGTGGCTACCATTTGGATCTGTTCATTCTCTCCATTCTGATTGCCATCTGCAGCATGATGGGTCTGCCTTG GTTCGTGGCCGCCACCGTGCTGAGCATCAACCACGTGAACTCGCTGAAATTGGAGTCGGAGTGCTCGGCCCCTGGTGAGAAGCCACAGTTCCTGGGAGTGCGCGAGCAGCGGGTGACCCACATCCTGATTTTCCTGACCATCGGTGTATCCGTGCTGTTGACCCCGCTGCTCGGTAACATTCCCATGCCGGTTCTTTTCGGTGTCTTTCTGTATATGGGCGTGGCCTCACTCAAGGGCTTACAGTTCTTCGATCGCATACTGATTATGTTCATGCCGGCGAAGTACCAGCCAGACTATATGTTCCTGCGCCAG GTTCCCATTAAACGTGTCCACCTGTTCACCATGATCCAACTGGCCTGCCTCATAATTCTCTGGCTGATCAAGTCCTTCTCGCAGACCTCCATTCTGTTCCCTCTGATGCTGGTGGTGATGATCGGCATCAGAAAGGCCCTGGATCTGGTGTTCACCCGGCGCGAGCTGAAGATCCTGGACGACATAATGCCGGAGATGACGAAGCGGGCGGCGGCGGATGATCTGCATAAACTGGACGCTGAG GACAATCACCATCAGCACCCCCCAGGATCTGGGGCGGGGGCCAACTACAATGCCGATAAGTCGGGTCCCACCACCATACACATTCCGCTCTCCGGCAACAAGCCCGGCACCAATGGACCCACAGTGAACATTCCCCAGGAGGCTGTCAATCGCACCACAGTCTGGCAGCAGATCAACAAGGATGGCAACGGCATCTCGGAGCAACTGATCATACCCGTCACCCTTAAAGTCCGCCAGATCAATGGCAACCA TGCCCCCTCGAGCGCCACCCTCTCGCCACGTCTTTCGCCCATGCACGAGGCGGATGAGTACAGTGAAGCTCCGACCAACAGTCCGGCACATCCGGCGGccaatcagcagcagcaacaacagcagatcAACAATTGCAAGGAGGCTGCCAAACTGGATGGATCCTGCTCAAACAACAGTCAGATCGGTCCGGCCAACATAACACCCGTCTAG
- the LOC117137822 gene encoding sodium bicarbonate cotransporter 3 isoform X5: MPQQAQLKHIHGHGRLPRVIATDSSRPWTMNSSSGDDEAPKDPRTGGEDFTQQFTENDFEGHRAHTVYVGVHVPGGRRHSQRRRKHHHSGPGGGGGGGGGGGSIGGSGSVGGGAGKDNVSEKQQEVERPVTPPAQRVQFILGEDVDDGTHVSHPLFSEMGMLVKEGDEIEWKETARWIKFEEDVEEGGNRWSKPHVATLSLHSLFELRRLLVNGSVMLDMEAQNLEVMADLVCDHMVSAGTLPPGVKDKVKDALLRRHRHQHEYAKKTRLPIIRSLADMRNHSSSKKKKSNSKHSRPAQNLPSITEDMVKSPSNQSMARPGSGTELSEQQHKGNTHFMRKIPPGAEASNILVGEVDFLERTLSCFIRLSQAVVLGDLTEVPVPTRFVFILLGPPGSQSNFHEIGRAMATLMSDEIFHEVAYRARKRDHLLSGVDEFLDAVTVLPPGEWDPTIRIEPPAAIPSQEIRKRPPELPKEEVDEEEEEARLREENGLSRTGRLFGGLINDIKRKAPWYISDYKDALSMQCVASWIFLYFACLSPIITFGGLLAEATGKHMAAMESLVSGFVCGMGYGFFSGQPLTILGSTGPVLVFESIIYEFCLKMGWEYMTFRFWIGMWVAGICIVLTAIDASALVCYITRFTEENFATLIAFIFIYKAIENVMVIGKNFPVNQGIYDCVCTPPIGSNASVIDYAKYNWDSCESYNGTLVGGDCGKPPTENVFLMSVVLCAGTFLISTVLKEFKNALFFPSIVRQYISDFSVLIAIFAMSFFDYSLGVPTQKLEVPNELKPTLSTRGWLIPPFAEKNPWWSAIIAVFPALLGTILIFMDQQITAVIVNRKENKLKKGCGYHLDLFILSILIAICSMMGLPWFVAATVLSINHVNSLKLESECSAPGEKPQFLGVREQRVTHILIFLTIGVSVLLTPLLGNIPMPVLFGVFLYMGVASLKGLQFFDRILIMFMPAKYQPDYMFLRQVPIKRVHLFTMIQLACLIILWLIKSFSQTSILFPLMLVVMIGIRKALDLVFTRRELKILDDIMPEMTKRAAADDLHKLDAEDNHHQHPPGSGAGANYNADKSGPTTIHIPLSGNKPGTNGPTVNIPQEAVNRTTVWQQINKDGNGISEQLIIPVTLKVRQINGNQTQNLIRRSNCGVDILHQQKHPFESMI; encoded by the exons ATGCCACAGCAGGCGCAGCTAAAACACATCCACGGACATGGCCGATTGCCCAGAGTGATAGCCACTGATAGCAGCAG ACCTTGGACCATGAACTCCTCCAGCGGCGATGACGAGGCGCCGAAGGATCCGCGCACTGGCGGCGAGGATTTTACGCAACAATTTACAGAGAATGATTTCGAGG GACATCGGGCCCACACCGTTTATGTGGGCGTCCATGTGCCAGGAGGACGACGCCACTCGCAGCGCCGCCGCAAGCACCACCACAGTGGCCCCGGAGGGGGTGGCGGTGGCGGAGGTGGAGGCGGCTCCATCGGCGGATCCGGAAGTGTGGGCGGTGGTGCGGGCAAGGACAACGTCAGCGAGAAGCAACAGGAAGTGGAGCGACCAG TGACTCCGCCGGCACAGCGAGTTCAATTCATACTCGGCGAGGATGTGGACGATGGCACACATGTATCGCATCCCCTGTTTTCGGAAATGGGGATGCTGGTGAAGGAGGGCGACGAGATCGAGTGGAAGGAGACAGCGCGATGGATCAAATTCGAGGAGGATGTGGAGGAGGGTGGCAACCGATGGTCGAAGCCCCACGTGGCCACGCTCTCCCTGCACTCCCTGTTCGAGCTGCGTCGCCTGCTGGTCAATGGCAGCGTGATGCTGGACATGGAGGCCCAAAATCTGGAGGTGATGGCCGATCTGGTGTGCGATCACATGGTCAGTGCGGGAACGTTGCCGCCCGGTGTCAAGGATAAGGTCAAGGACGCGCTCCTGCGACGCCATCGGCATCAGCACGAGTATGCCAAAAAGACGCGACTGCCAATCATTCGATCCCTGGCCGATATGCGCAATCACTCGTCATCAAAAA AGAAAAAATCTAATTCTAAACACTCGCGACCCGCACAAAACCTGCCATCGATCACAGAGGACATGGTCAAGAGTCCCAGTAACCAGTCGATGGCCAGGCCAGGAAGCGGAACGGAGCTCAGCGAGCAGCAGCACAAGGGCAACACCCACTTCATGAGGAAGATCCCGCCGGGCGCCGAGGCCAGCAACATTCTCGTGGGCGAGGTGGACTTCCTGGAGCGCACCCTGTCCTGCTTCATCCGCCTGAGCCAGGCGGTCGTCCTGGGCGATCTCACCGAGGTGCCAGTGCCAACAAG ATTCGTCTTCATCCTGCTTGGCCCGCCTGGCAGTCAGAGCAACTTCCACGAGATTGGCCGCGCAATGGCCACCCTGATGTCCGACGAGATCTTCCACGAGGTGGCGTACCGTGCCCGCAAGCGGGATCATCTGCTCTCCGGCGTGGATGAGTTCCTCGATGCGGTGACCGTACTGCCGCCAGGAGAATGGGATCCTACCATACGAATTGAGCCACCAGCGGCGATTCCCTCGCAGGAAATCAGGAAGCGTCCGCCAGAGTTGCCCAAGGAGGAGgtggacgaggaggaggaggaggcgcgTCTCCGCGAGGAGAACGGACTGTCCAGGACGGGAAGGCTTTTCGGAGGCCTCATCAACGACATCAAGAGGAAGGCGCCGTGGTACATAAGCGATTACAAGGACGCCCTATCCATGCAGTGTGTGGCATCGTGGATCTTTTTGTACTTCGCCTGCCTGTCGCCGATCATCACGTTCGGAGGACTCCTGGCGGAGGCCACTGGCAAGCACATGGCTGCGATGGAGTCCTTGGTCTCTGGGTTCGTTTGTGGCATGGGCTATGGCTTCTTTTCGGGTCAGCCGCTGACAATTCTCGGGTCCACCGGTCCAGTCCTGGTCTTTGAGTCAATTATCTACGAGTTCTGTCTGAAGATGGGCTGGGAATATATGACTTTCCGGTTCTGGATCGGCATGTGGGTCGCCGGCATTTGCATCGTCCTGACCGCGATTGATGCCAGTGCCCTCGTCTGCTACATCACCCGCTTCACCGAGGAGAACTTCGCCACCCTGATCGCTTTCATCTTCATCTACAAGGCCATTGAGAACGTGATGGTCATCGGAAAGAACTTCCCGGTCAATCAGGGCATATACGACTGCGTATGTACACCGCCAATTGGGAGCAATGCCAGTGTGATCGATTATGCCAAGTACAATTGGGATTCTTGTGAG TCCTACAATGGCACCTTGGTTGGTGGAGATTGCGGAAAACCGCCCACCGAAAACGTTTTCCTCATGTCTGTGGTCCTCTGCGCCGGCACCTTCCTCATCTCCACCGTGCTGAAGGAGTTCAAGAACGCCCTATTCTTCCCCTCGATTGTCCGCCAGTACATCAGCGATTTCTCCGTTCTCATCGCGATTTTCGCCATGAGTTTCTTCGACTATTCGCTGGGAGTTCCCACCCAGAAACTGGAGGTACCCAACGAGCTGAAACCCACGCTAAGCACCAGAGGCTGGCTCATCCCGCCGTTCGCCGAGAAGAATCCCTGGTGGTCGGCGATCATTGCCGTATTCCCTGCCCTCCTCGGTACCATCCTGATCTTCATGGACCAGCAGATCACGGCCGTTATCGTGAACCGCAAGGAGAACAAACTGAAGAAGGGCTGTGGCTACCATTTGGATCTGTTCATTCTCTCCATTCTGATTGCCATCTGCAGCATGATGGGTCTGCCTTG GTTCGTGGCCGCCACCGTGCTGAGCATCAACCACGTGAACTCGCTGAAATTGGAGTCGGAGTGCTCGGCCCCTGGTGAGAAGCCACAGTTCCTGGGAGTGCGCGAGCAGCGGGTGACCCACATCCTGATTTTCCTGACCATCGGTGTATCCGTGCTGTTGACCCCGCTGCTCGGTAACATTCCCATGCCGGTTCTTTTCGGTGTCTTTCTGTATATGGGCGTGGCCTCACTCAAGGGCTTACAGTTCTTCGATCGCATACTGATTATGTTCATGCCGGCGAAGTACCAGCCAGACTATATGTTCCTGCGCCAG GTTCCCATTAAACGTGTCCACCTGTTCACCATGATCCAACTGGCCTGCCTCATAATTCTCTGGCTGATCAAGTCCTTCTCGCAGACCTCCATTCTGTTCCCTCTGATGCTGGTGGTGATGATCGGCATCAGAAAGGCCCTGGATCTGGTGTTCACCCGGCGCGAGCTGAAGATCCTGGACGACATAATGCCGGAGATGACGAAGCGGGCGGCGGCGGATGATCTGCATAAACTGGACGCTGAG GACAATCACCATCAGCACCCCCCAGGATCTGGGGCGGGGGCCAACTACAATGCCGATAAGTCGGGTCCCACCACCATACACATTCCGCTCTCCGGCAACAAGCCCGGCACCAATGGACCCACAGTGAACATTCCCCAGGAGGCTGTCAATCGCACCACAGTCTGGCAGCAGATCAACAAGGATGGCAACGGCATCTCGGAGCAACTGATCATACCCGTCACCCTTAAAGTCCGCCAGATCAATGGCAACCA